TTCGGGCGAGGAGGCGATGAAGGCGCTGCTGCGGCAGCGGTTCGCGGTGGTTCTGCTGGACATTCGGATGCCGGGCATGGACGGGTTCGAGACCGCGGCGAACATCAAGCGGCTCGATCAGACCAAGGACGTGCCGATCATCTTTCTGACCGGGACGGACGCGGATGCGGGGTATGCGTTCCGGGGGTATGCCACTGGTGCCGCCGACTACTTGACCAAGCCGTTCGATCCCTGGGTGTTGCGGGCCAAGGTGAGCGTGTTTCTCGAACTGCACCGTAAGAACCAGTTGTTGGAGCGGATGCTGGCGCGGGAGCAGGGGCAGTTCGATGAACTGGCGTTGCGGCTCAAGGAGGTTGAGGCGCGGATGGCTGCGAGCACGGTTGACGAGGTGGGGGAACTTCGGGATCAGGTGCGGGAGATGGGGCAGCTGGTTCGGGATATGCGGCGGCGTTAGGCCCTGGGTCAGGTGAGTGGGTTCGTGCGCGTTCGGTGGGGGCTGGGCGCGCAGTTCCCCGCGCCCCTAGGGGGTTGGCCCTGCCCCCACCGAATGGCTAGGCCTCTCGCGAACCCGCGTACATCTCGTCGATCAGGTGCTTGTACTCGCGTTCCACCACCGGGCGCTTCAGCTTGAGGCTCGGGGTGATCTCGCCGTGTTCCACGTCGAGGTCGCGCGGGAGGAGGCGGAACTTCTTGATGGTCTGCCAGCGCTGGAGGCCCTCGTTGAGTTCCTTGACGTAGGCCTCGACCATGGCGACCGTCGCGGGGGCGGCCACGACCTCGGCGTAGGACTTGCCCGCGAGGTCGTTCTCCTTGGCCCATTCCAGGATGGAGGGTTCGTCGAGGGAGATGAGGGCGGTGCAGAAGTTCCGGTCGGCGCCGTGCACCAGGATGTTGGAGACGTAGGGGCAGACGGCCTTGAACTGGCCCTCGACCTCGGCGGGCGCGATGTACTTGCCGCCGGAGGTCTTGATCAGGTCCTTCTTGCGGTCCGTGATGCGGAGGTAGCCGTCGGGGGACAGTTCGCCGATGTCGCCGGTGTGGAACCAGCCGTCGGACTCCAGGACCTCGGCGGTCTTCTCGGGCAGGCCGTGGTAGCCCTCCATGATGCCGGGGCCGCGCAGCAGGATCTCGCCGTCGTCCGCGATGCGCACCTCCGTGCCGGGCAGCGGCTTGCCGACCGTGCCGGTGCGGTAGGCCTCGCCGGGGTTCACGAAGGAGGCCGCGGAGGACTCGGTCAGGCCGTAGCCCTCCAGGATGTGGATGCCGGCGCCCGCGAAGAAGTAGCCGATGTCGGGCGCGAGGGCGGCCGAGCCGGAGACGCAGGCGCGCAGCTTGCCGCCGAAGGCCTCGCGGATCTTCGCGTAGACCAGCGCGTCGGCGACCTTGTGCTTGGCGGCGAGGCCGAAGGGCGCGCTGGCCGTGCCGGTGCGGCGGAAGTTGTCCTGGGTGACCTTGGCGTACTCGCGCGCGACCTCGGCGGCCCACTGGAAGATCTTGTACTTGGAGGCGCCGCCCGCGCGTGCCTTGGCCGCGACCCCGTTGTAGACCTTCTCGAAGATGCGCGGGACGGCCGCCATGTACGTCGGCTGTACGACCGGCAGGTTCTCGATGATCTTGTCGACCCGGCCGTCCACGGCGGTGACGTGACCGATCTCGATGTGCCCGGAGGTGAGCACCTTGCCGAAGACGTGCGCGAGCGGCAGCCAGAGGTACTGCACGTCGTCCGGGCCGAGCAGGCCGGTCGCGGCGATGGCCTTGGCGAGGTAGGACCAGTTGTCGTGAGGGAGGCGAACTCCCTTGGGGCGGCCGGTCGTTCCCGAGGTGTAGATGATCGTCGCGAGCTGGTCCTTGGTGATGGCCGCGACCCGCTCCTTGATCAGGTCCGGGTTCTTCTCCAGGTACGCGGCGCCGCGCTGCTCCAGCTCGGCGAGGGTGAGCACCCAGTCGCCGGTCTCGTCGGTTTCCACACCCGTCGGGTCGATGACCACGACATGCGTCAGCTCGGGCAGGTCGGCGCGCTTCTCCCGCGCCTTGGCGAGCTGGGCCGCGTCCTCCGCGATGAGGACCCTGCTGCCGGAGTCGGCGAGGATGAAGGTCGACTCGTCGGCGTTGGTCTGCGGGTACACCGTGGTCGTGGCGGCGCCGGCGCACAGGATGCCCAGGTCGGCGAGGATCCACTCGACGCGGGTGGCGGAGGCGAGCGCGACGCGCTCCTCGGGCTGTACGCCCAGTTCGATCAGACCGGCCGCGATCGCGAAGACCTGCTCGGCGGCCTGCGCCCAGGTCAGCGACTTCCACTCGTCGGGGCCCGCACCGGAGGCCGCAGGCACCGGGTAGCGGTAGGCCTCGGCATCCGGCGTGGCCGCCACGCGCTCCAGGAAGAGGCCCGCCACGGACGGCGGACGGTTCTCGATCAGGGTCTGTGTGTCGCTCACGACATCCTCCGGGGCCCGCGACAGTGCGGTCACTGGCTCATTGCTGCGGCGGTTGACTCAATGCGGCTGGTGGCTCTTGTGGCTGTTGTTTAACTCGCGAGTAACTATCGAGCAGTGATCAGAGTAAGCCGCGACCGGCCGGTGCGTAAGGGGCGGTGGACGGTCACTTCGAACAGCGCCATGACCACTTCGTACAGAGCCAAGACATAGGGCCCGCGGCGCCGAAACGCAACGGGCCCTGTGAATCGTCTGGCTGTCGTCCGAAATTTCGGTGTACGGGGTCGCTACTTCCCGCACTCGGCGCCGCCTACTTCTTGCCCTTGGCTCCGCCGCCGCTGTCGTCGCTGGACAGCACCGCGATGAAGGCCTCCTGGGGAACCTCCACGGAACCCACCATCTTCATCCGCTTCTTGCCCTCCTTCTGCTTCTCCAGCAGCTTCCGCTTACGGGAGATGTCACCGCCGTAGCACTTGGCGAGGACGTCCTTGCGGATGGCGCGGATGGTCTCGCGGGCGATGACCCGGGAGCCGATGGCGGCCTGGATGGGCACCTCGAAGGCCTGCCGCGGGATGAGTTCCCGCAGCTTGGCGACCAGCCGCACGCCGTACGCGTACGCCGCGTCCTTGTGTGTGATCGCCGAGAAGGCGTCCACCTTGTCGCCGTGCAGCAGGATGTCGACCTTGACCAGGCTGGACGTCACCTCGCCGGTGGGCTCGTAGTCGAGCGAGGCATAGCCGCGGGTCTTGGACTTCAGCTGGTCGAAGAAGTCGAAGACGATCTCCGCGAGGGGGAGCGTGTAGCGGATCTCGACGCGGTCCTCGGAGAGGTAGTCCATGCCGAGCAGGGTGCCGCGCCGGGTCTGGCACAGCTCCATGATCGCGCCGATGAACTCCGACGGCGCGAGGATCGTCGCGCGCACGACGGGTTCGTAGACCTTGTCGATCTTCCCCTCGGGGAACTCGCTCGGGTTGGTGACGACGTGCTCGCTGCCGTCCTCCATCTCGACCCGGTACACCACGTTCGGCGCGGTGGCGATGAGGTCGAGCCCGAACTCGCGCTCCAGCCGCTCCCGGATCACGTCCAGGTGCAGCAGCCCGAGGAAGCCGACGCGGAAGCCGAAGCCGAGCGCCGCCGAGGTCTCCGGCTCGTAGACGAGCGCGGCGTCGTTGAGCTGGAGCTTGTCGAGGGCCTCGCGCAGCTCCGGGTAGTCGGAACCGTCCAGCGGATACAGGCCCGAGAAGACCATCGGCTTGGGGTCCTTGTACCCGCCGAGCGCCTCGGTCGCGCCCTTGTGCAGGGTGGTGATCGTGTCACCGACCTTGGACTGGCGGACGTCCTTCACCCCGGTGATCAGATAGCCGACCTCGCCGACCCCGAGGCCGTCGGCGCCGAGCATCTCCGGCGAGTTCGTCCCGATCTCCAGCAGCTCGTGCGTGGCGTTCGTGGACATCATCCGGATCTTCTCGCGCTTGGTGAGCTGTCCGTCGATGACCCTGATGTACGTCACGACACCGCGGTAGGAGTCGTAGACCGAGTCGAAGATCATGGCGCGGGCGGGCGCGTCCGCGTTCCCGACCGGCGCCGGGATCTCCTTGACGACCTTGTTCAGCAGCGCGTCGACACCGATACCGGTCTTCGCGGACACCCGCAGCACGTCGTCGGGGTCGCACCCGACGAGGTTGGCCAGCTCCTCGGCGAACTTCTCGGGCTGCGCGGCCGGCAGGTCGATCTTGTTCAGTACGGGGATGATCGTGAGGTCGTTCTCCATCGCCAGGTAGAGGTTGGCGAGGGTCTGGGCCTCGATGCCCTGGGCGGCGTCCACGAGCAGCACGGTGCCCTCGCAGGCGGCGAGCGACCGCGAGACCTCGTACGTGAAGTCGACGTGTCCCGGGGTGTCGATCATGTTGAGGATGTGGGTACTGCCGCTGTCGGCCCCTTCGGTGGGGGCCCAGGGCAGACGCACCGCCTGGGACTTGATCGTGATGCCGCGCTCGCGCTCGATGTCCATGCGGTCGAGGTACTGAGCACGCATCTGCCGCTGGTCGACCACTCCGGTCAGCTGGAGCATCCGGTCGGCGAGCGTGGACTTGCCATGGTCGATGTGCGCGATGATGCAGAAGTTGCGGATCAGCGCCGGGTCGGTACGGCTCGGCTCGGGCACATGGCTGGGGATCGCGGGCACGCAGGGTCCTGATTCTTGAGGCGTCCGCAGTGTCTGCGGTCTCGGGTCGGATCGATACGTAGCTTCCATCGTCCCACGCGCGGGAGGTGCGGTCCGGTTTGGGAGGGTGCGGGACGGTAACCGATGGGCCCCCGGCGACCGGTTTGGGTGGGCCGGTGGGCGGCTGGTAGCCTGGGTGGCTGTGCCTCATCCCTGACCGGTATCTCCGCTCGGTGCGAGGCGCACCCCAAGGAAAATCATCGGTCCGGGACCCTTGCGGCCCCGTGCCAGAACCTGCAAAGGCTCATTCGTGGCGAACATCAAGTCCCAGATCAAGCGGATCAAGACCAACGAGAAGGCTCGACTGCGCAACAAGGCCGTCAAGTCCTCCCTGAAGACCGCGATCCGCAAGGCCCGCGAAGCCGCTGCCGCGGGTGACGTCGAGAAGGCCACCGAGTACCAGCGCGCTGCCGCGCGTCAGCTCGACAAGGCCGTCGCGAAGGGCGTCATCCACAAGAACCAGGCCGCCAACAAGAAGTCGGCGCTTGCTTCCAAGGTCACCGCGCTCAAGGGCTGATCCTCCGCACTTGCCTCGGCCCGCGCTCGCGCGGACCGGACCAGTAGCAATCCACCGTGAGGACAACGTCGAGCCCTCTACCTCGATTCACGGACAGACATCGTGGTCGCCACGCCACGTACAGTGCCCCCGGACCCACTTCGGGGGCATTGCTGTTTCCCAGGGCGCTTACGCCGCCTGCGAGTTGAGGCAGAGCCGGGGTCAGGCCTGGCCCCGGGACCGAGCGGCCCGGGCGATCGCGACGACCGCCTTCTCCAACGCGTACTCCGGATCGTCCCCCCCGCCCTTCACTCCCGCGTCCGCCTCGGCCACCGCCCGCAGCGCGACGGAGACCGCGTCCGGTGTCCACCCCCGCATCTGCTGCCGTACCCGGTCGATCTTCCACGGCGGCATCCCCAGCTCACGCGCCAGATCCGCCGGCCGCCCCCCACGCGCGGACGACAGCTTCCCGATCGCCCGCACCCCCTGCGCCAGCGCGCTGGTGATCAGCACCGGCGCCACCCCGGTGGACAACGACCACCGCAACGCCTCCAGCGCCTCCGCCGCCCGCCCTTCCACGGCCCGGTCCGCGACCGTGAAGCTCGACGCCTCGGCCCGCCCCGTGTAGTACCGCCCGACGACCGCCTCGTCGATGGTCCCCTCGATATCGGCGACCAACTGGGAGACGGCGGACGCCAGTTCCCGCAGATCACTGCCGAGGGAGTCGACCAGCGCCTGGCAGGCCTCCGGCGTGGCGGATCTCCCGGTCGCCCGGAACTCACCCCGCACGAACGCCAGCCGGTCCGCCGGCTTCGTCATCTTCGGGCAGGCCACCTCCCGCGCCCCCGCCTTGCGCGCGGCATCGAGCAGCCCCTTGCCCTTGACCCCGCCGGCGTGCAACAGCACCAGCGTGATCTCCTCGGCGGGCGCACCGAGATACGCCTTCACGTCCTTGATCGTGTCCGCGGACAGATCCTGCGCATTGCGTACGACCACGACCTTGCGCTCCGCGAAGAGCGACGGGCTGGTCAACTCGGCGAGCGTGCCGGGCTGCAGCTGGTCCGAAGTCAGGTCACGTACGTCCGTGTCGGCGTCGGAGGCCCGAGCAGCGGCCACCACCTCCCGCACGGCACGGTCGAGCAGGAGGTCCTCCTGGCCCACGGCAAGCGTCACCGGGGCGAGAGGGTCGTCATTCGCAGTCTTCCTGGCCATCCCGTAAAGCATCGCACGCGCCACTGACAACGCGTCCCGCGTCCCGCGTGCCACGTGCCGGGGCGGGTGGGGGTGCCGGTGCCTTACGTCTGCACCGGTGCGGGTGCGGGTGCGGGTGCGGGTGGACGGCGTGCGCGGTGCAAGGCGTGCGCGGTGCAAGGCGTGCGCGGTGCAAGGCGTGCGCGGTGGGCAAGGCGCGGTAGGCAGCGTGCGCGGTGGGCAAGGCGCGGGTACGGGGGTGCGAGTCCGGCAGCGGATCGGCCACTGCTACGGCTCCTCGCGCCAGCCGTCCCACTCCCCCGCGAACGCGTCCAGCTCCGCGGGATCGAGCCGCCCGTCCTCGTCCCGCAGAACGAGCAGCCACTGCGCGTCCTCGGCATCGTCCTCACCGGCCAGCGCATCCCGCACCAGCCGGGGTTCCTCATCGAGCGCGAACCGCTCCCCGAGCACCTCCGCCGCCTCCTGAGCCGCGTCACGATCGGGCAGCACCAGCACATGTCTCACATCGCTCACGGGGACATTTTCCCCCCAGTCCCCCGTACCTCCGGAACCGACCCCAACTCGATCCCGAACCGCTCCCGGTACACCCCCAACACCTCCTCGTCCGTGGCCAGTTCACGTACGTCCCGCGTCCCCTCCCCACTGGTCGCCGTGAGGGTCCGGCCGGCGAGTGTGATCCTCCCGCCGTCCTCCAGGAGCCGTGAACAGACCAGGGACCGGGTGAAGTGCGAGGCCGGTGACGTGCTGTGCCACCACGCTCCGACCACGAAGTCACCGAGCACCCGGGGCCGCACCTCCAGGCGGTACTCGGGCCTTCCGTTCCGCACCACGTCCAGGTCGGTCGCCTCCCTCGAAACCGCTCCCGCTCCCGCTCCGGACACCCCGCCCCGAACCCCGGCCGCATCAGGCCCGGACGCGACGACCCTGAACGTGCCGCCGGGATCCTCCTGTTCACCCCGCTCCTCGAAGGCCAGCGGATAGTGACTGTGCGTCCCGAACCCCACGTCGGCCAGCCACGCATCCCCGTCCTCCGTCCGCACCCGCAGCGCGAGATGGTCGTAGGGAATCCCCGTCCGCCCCTCGTCCCCGTACACCCGTGCCGCGAGCAGCGTGACGTCGAAGCCCAGCGCGGTGAGCAACGCGCCGAACAGTCCGTTCAGTTCGTAGCAGAACCCGCCCCTGCCCGCGCCCACCACCTTGTCCAGCAGCCGGTCCTCCTCCAGCACGATCTCCTCTCCCAGATGGATCGACAGGTTCTCGAACGGCACGGTCCGCAGATGGCACAGATGCAGCTCGCGCAGGACATCGGCGGTGGGCGACGCCGGGTGCTGGACTCCCAGCCGGCGGAGATAGGCATCAACCTGTGCGGGATTCATGCCTTCAGTCTCGCGCCACCCGCAGCCCGTCTCCTTCCCCACTCACCGCCAACGCCCCGTCCACGTCCGTCCGGAGGACCACCGCACCTATGGCCCGCAGCGCCGCGACCGTGCTGGGGGCGGGGTGCCCATAGGTGTTGTTCTCTCCACAGGAGATCAACGCCAGCCGCGGGGCCACCCTGCGTATCAGCTCCGGATCTTGAAAAGCAGAGCCATGATGGGCGACTTTGAGAACGTCCACGCCTCCCAGCAACGCTGCCGCCGGTGACCTCAACAGCTCCTGCTGGGCCGGGGGTTCGAGGTCCCCGAGCAGCAGCATCCGCAGCCCGGCCGTCCGTACCAGCAGGGCGACGCTCGCGTCGTTCGGCCCGTCCGGGTCCGGTGCCGGGCGCGGTGGGGGCCACAGCACCTGCCAGGACAGCGGGCCGGTGCGGCGCTGTTCCCCGGCTACGGCCCGGGTGATCGGGATGTGCCGTTCCGCCGCCGCTCTCCGTACGGACTCGACCTGGTCCGCGGGCTCTTCGAAGGACGTCGTCTCGATCGCGCCCACCGAGCGGCCCCGCAGCACCCCGGGCAACCCCGCCACGTGGTCGGCGTGGAAGTGGGTGAGAACGACGAGCGGGATCCTCGTGATGCCGAGCGTGCGCAGGCACTGGTCGACCAGCTTCGGATCGGGTCCGGCGTCGACGACCACGCCGGTGCCCTTGCCCGCCGCGAGGACCGTCGCGTCACCTTGCCCGACATCACACATCGCGAATTTCCAACCCGGCGGCGGCCATCCCGTGATCACCCGGGTCAACGGCGCCGGCGCCATCACGATCAGCAGTAGCGACAACCCGCAGACACCGCACAACCACGGGTGCCTCAACAGCCGCCGCCCGACCAGCACCAGGGCCGCGACAGCAAGGGCGAGCAGCAGCGCCCCGGTCCAGCTGCCCGGCCAGTCCACTCCCCCACCGGGCAGCGCCGCGCCGGTCCGGGCGACGTCCGCGATCCACCCGGCGGGCCAACTCGCGCCCCAGGCAAGGACCTTGGCCACCGGCATCGCCACCGGTGCCGCCGCCAGCGCCGCGAAGCCCAGCACCGTGGCCGGTGCGACGGCGATCTCCGCGAGCAGATTGCACGGCACCGCCACCAGACTGACCCGCGCCGACAGCACGGCCACGACCGGCGCGCACAACGCCTGCGCGGCGGCAGCGGCGGCCAGCGCCTCGGCCAGCCGCGGCGGAACCCGGTGCCGGCGCAGCGTCTCGCACCAGCGCGGCGCGAGCGTGAGCAGGGCACCGGTGGCCAGCACGGAGAGCAGGAAGCCGTAACTGCGGGCCAGCCAGGGGTCGTAGAGCACTAGGAGCAGTACGGCCGTCGCCAGCGCCGGGATCAGTGATCTGCGGCGCCCGGTAGCCAGGGCGAGCAGCGCGACGGCGCCGCAGGCCGCGGCCCGCAGCACGCTCGGGTCGGGGCGGCACACAACGACGAACCCGAGCGTGAGCACCCCGCCGAGCAGTGCGGTCGCCCGGAGGGAGATGCCCAACCGCGGTGCCAGACCCCGGCGTTCGATGTGCTGGGCGAGGCCGGGTGGTCCGATGAGGAGGGCGAGCAGGATGGTGAGGTTGCTTCCGGAGACGGCGAGGGTGTGAGCGAGGTCCGTCTCCTTGAAGGCCTCGTCCAACTCGGGTGTGATCCGCGCGGTGTCCCCGACGACCAGCCCCGGCAGCAACGCCCGCGCGTCCGCCGGCAACCCGTCGGTCGCCGCACGCAACCCGGCCCGCAGCCGCCCAGCGAACCGCTGCGCTCCGGACGGCTCCCCCACCACCTCCGGCACCGGCTGGTTCCGTACCCGCAGCACGGCCGCGACCCGGTCCCCGCCCGTCAGCGAGGGCGCCAACCGCGCGGTCACCCTCACCCGCGTCGACGGAAGCAGCCCGAGCCAGGGCGAACGCTCCGGCCCACCACCGGAACCCCGTGCCCGGCCCCCTCCCTTGGAGGACGACCCCGGGTCGACGATCAACAGCACCGGCGCCCGTGTCTCCACGACCGTCCCGTCCAACTCCTCGACCCGCCGCACCTCGGCGTCGACCAGCACGGAGACCGGAGCCGCGTGATCCCCGCTGACCCGGGGCCGGGTCAGCCGCGGATCGGAACCGACCTCCACCTCCGCGGTCACGGTCGCGTACTCCCGCGCCAGCTCGGGCACCGGCCCACGCCGCAGATCCGCCCCGTGCAGCCCGGCGGAGGCCGCGGCCGCGGCGATGGAAAGGAGCAGGGCGGCGATGGAGACCCGGGGCCATGCGGCCCGCCGCCATGAGCGTGCGGGGCGAACGCCTTCCGGTGAAACGCCTTCCCGTAAGAGGTCGGCGTCCGGCTGTGACCGGGTGTGGCCGGCATCTGCCCCTGCCCTGTCCCGCCGCCGCGTCACCAGCAGCAGCACGAGCGCCACGGTCAGCGAGGCGACGGCGACTCCTGTGACCCAGGCCGGCGACGTGTCCAGCGCCAGTGCCGCCGTGGCCCAGGCCGCGAGCGCGGGCGGTACGAGTCGTAGGTCCGTCGGTCCTTCCTGTTGGGGGTGTGCGGCACCCCGCCGACTGCCGGAG
The nucleotide sequence above comes from Streptomyces sp. N50. Encoded proteins:
- a CDS encoding arylamine N-acetyltransferase, encoding MNPAQVDAYLRRLGVQHPASPTADVLRELHLCHLRTVPFENLSIHLGEEIVLEEDRLLDKVVGAGRGGFCYELNGLFGALLTALGFDVTLLAARVYGDEGRTGIPYDHLALRVRTEDGDAWLADVGFGTHSHYPLAFEERGEQEDPGGTFRVVASGPDAAGVRGGVSGAGAGAVSREATDLDVVRNGRPEYRLEVRPRVLGDFVVGAWWHSTSPASHFTRSLVCSRLLEDGGRITLAGRTLTATSGEGTRDVRELATDEEVLGVYRERFGIELGSVPEVRGTGGKMSP
- the holA gene encoding DNA polymerase III subunit delta is translated as MARKTANDDPLAPVTLAVGQEDLLLDRAVREVVAAARASDADTDVRDLTSDQLQPGTLAELTSPSLFAERKVVVVRNAQDLSADTIKDVKAYLGAPAEEITLVLLHAGGVKGKGLLDAARKAGAREVACPKMTKPADRLAFVRGEFRATGRSATPEACQALVDSLGSDLRELASAVSQLVADIEGTIDEAVVGRYYTGRAEASSFTVADRAVEGRAAEALEALRWSLSTGVAPVLITSALAQGVRAIGKLSSARGGRPADLARELGMPPWKIDRVRQQMRGWTPDAVSVALRAVAEADAGVKGGGDDPEYALEKAVVAIARAARSRGQA
- the rpsT gene encoding 30S ribosomal protein S20 yields the protein MANIKSQIKRIKTNEKARLRNKAVKSSLKTAIRKAREAAAAGDVEKATEYQRAAARQLDKAVAKGVIHKNQAANKKSALASKVTALKG
- a CDS encoding ComEC/Rec2 family competence protein, giving the protein MTHVHDDQPEPAPPRRPAQDDVPSPPRRTVHADSGSRRGAAHPQQEGPTDLRLVPPALAAWATAALALDTSPAWVTGVAVASLTVALVLLLVTRRRDRAGADAGHTRSQPDADLLREGVSPEGVRPARSWRRAAWPRVSIAALLLSIAAAAASAGLHGADLRRGPVPELAREYATVTAEVEVGSDPRLTRPRVSGDHAAPVSVLVDAEVRRVEELDGTVVETRAPVLLIVDPGSSSKGGGRARGSGGGPERSPWLGLLPSTRVRVTARLAPSLTGGDRVAAVLRVRNQPVPEVVGEPSGAQRFAGRLRAGLRAATDGLPADARALLPGLVVGDTARITPELDEAFKETDLAHTLAVSGSNLTILLALLIGPPGLAQHIERRGLAPRLGISLRATALLGGVLTLGFVVVCRPDPSVLRAAACGAVALLALATGRRRSLIPALATAVLLLVLYDPWLARSYGFLLSVLATGALLTLAPRWCETLRRHRVPPRLAEALAAAAAAQALCAPVVAVLSARVSLVAVPCNLLAEIAVAPATVLGFAALAAAPVAMPVAKVLAWGASWPAGWIADVARTGAALPGGGVDWPGSWTGALLLALAVAALVLVGRRLLRHPWLCGVCGLSLLLIVMAPAPLTRVITGWPPPGWKFAMCDVGQGDATVLAAGKGTGVVVDAGPDPKLVDQCLRTLGITRIPLVVLTHFHADHVAGLPGVLRGRSVGAIETTSFEEPADQVESVRRAAAERHIPITRAVAGEQRRTGPLSWQVLWPPPRPAPDPDGPNDASVALLVRTAGLRMLLLGDLEPPAQQELLRSPAAALLGGVDVLKVAHHGSAFQDPELIRRVAPRLALISCGENNTYGHPAPSTVAALRAIGAVVLRTDVDGALAVSGEGDGLRVARD
- the lepA gene encoding translation elongation factor 4 gives rise to the protein MPAIPSHVPEPSRTDPALIRNFCIIAHIDHGKSTLADRMLQLTGVVDQRQMRAQYLDRMDIERERGITIKSQAVRLPWAPTEGADSGSTHILNMIDTPGHVDFTYEVSRSLAACEGTVLLVDAAQGIEAQTLANLYLAMENDLTIIPVLNKIDLPAAQPEKFAEELANLVGCDPDDVLRVSAKTGIGVDALLNKVVKEIPAPVGNADAPARAMIFDSVYDSYRGVVTYIRVIDGQLTKREKIRMMSTNATHELLEIGTNSPEMLGADGLGVGEVGYLITGVKDVRQSKVGDTITTLHKGATEALGGYKDPKPMVFSGLYPLDGSDYPELREALDKLQLNDAALVYEPETSAALGFGFRVGFLGLLHLDVIRERLEREFGLDLIATAPNVVYRVEMEDGSEHVVTNPSEFPEGKIDKVYEPVVRATILAPSEFIGAIMELCQTRRGTLLGMDYLSEDRVEIRYTLPLAEIVFDFFDQLKSKTRGYASLDYEPTGEVTSSLVKVDILLHGDKVDAFSAITHKDAAYAYGVRLVAKLRELIPRQAFEVPIQAAIGSRVIARETIRAIRKDVLAKCYGGDISRKRKLLEKQKEGKKRMKMVGSVEVPQEAFIAVLSSDDSGGGAKGKK
- a CDS encoding two-component system response regulator, which gives rise to MSAEATTDESAGILLVDDMEDNLVALEAVLGSLNEPLVRARSGEEAMKALLRQRFAVVLLDIRMPGMDGFETAANIKRLDQTKDVPIIFLTGTDADAGYAFRGYATGAADYLTKPFDPWVLRAKVSVFLELHRKNQLLERMLAREQGQFDELALRLKEVEARMAASTVDEVGELRDQVREMGQLVRDMRRR
- a CDS encoding AMP-dependent synthetase/ligase; the protein is MSDTQTLIENRPPSVAGLFLERVAATPDAEAYRYPVPAASGAGPDEWKSLTWAQAAEQVFAIAAGLIELGVQPEERVALASATRVEWILADLGILCAGAATTTVYPQTNADESTFILADSGSRVLIAEDAAQLAKAREKRADLPELTHVVVIDPTGVETDETGDWVLTLAELEQRGAAYLEKNPDLIKERVAAITKDQLATIIYTSGTTGRPKGVRLPHDNWSYLAKAIAATGLLGPDDVQYLWLPLAHVFGKVLTSGHIEIGHVTAVDGRVDKIIENLPVVQPTYMAAVPRIFEKVYNGVAAKARAGGASKYKIFQWAAEVAREYAKVTQDNFRRTGTASAPFGLAAKHKVADALVYAKIREAFGGKLRACVSGSAALAPDIGYFFAGAGIHILEGYGLTESSAASFVNPGEAYRTGTVGKPLPGTEVRIADDGEILLRGPGIMEGYHGLPEKTAEVLESDGWFHTGDIGELSPDGYLRITDRKKDLIKTSGGKYIAPAEVEGQFKAVCPYVSNILVHGADRNFCTALISLDEPSILEWAKENDLAGKSYAEVVAAPATVAMVEAYVKELNEGLQRWQTIKKFRLLPRDLDVEHGEITPSLKLKRPVVEREYKHLIDEMYAGSREA